The following proteins come from a genomic window of Maribacter sp. HTCC2170:
- a CDS encoding DUF3109 family protein translates to MFQLGKTIVSEEIIDNDFVCNLSACKGACCVDGNAGAPLEDKETEILVDIYKDVKPFLRDEGIAAIEEQGAFVKGDDGEWETTLINNSECAYVIYSDDNTAKCGIEEAYNQGAVSWKKPVSCHLYPVRVREYSELTAVNYHKWQICDSACSLGKELKVPVFKFVKEALIRKFGEDWYKELEKVAAEYAKL, encoded by the coding sequence ATGTTCCAACTGGGAAAGACGATTGTATCTGAGGAAATTATAGATAACGATTTTGTATGTAACCTTAGTGCTTGCAAAGGCGCATGTTGTGTTGATGGAAATGCCGGTGCTCCGCTGGAGGATAAAGAAACAGAAATCCTTGTCGACATATATAAAGATGTAAAACCCTTTCTTCGCGATGAGGGTATTGCTGCAATTGAGGAGCAGGGAGCATTTGTGAAAGGTGACGATGGTGAATGGGAAACCACTTTGATCAATAATAGTGAATGTGCTTATGTGATTTATAGTGATGACAATACGGCCAAATGTGGTATCGAGGAAGCTTATAATCAAGGGGCCGTATCTTGGAAAAAGCCTGTCTCTTGTCATTTGTACCCAGTAAGGGTAAGGGAGTATTCAGAACTTACAGCGGTGAATTACCACAAATGGCAAATTTGTGATTCAGCCTGTTCGTTAGGTAAAGAACTCAAGGTTCCAGTGTTTAAATTTGTAAAAGAGGCTTTGATTAGAAAGTTTGGTGAAGATTGGTACAAAGAATTGGAGAAAGTTGCCGCAGAATATGCTAAACTGTAG